A region from the Branchiostoma floridae strain S238N-H82 chromosome 9, Bfl_VNyyK, whole genome shotgun sequence genome encodes:
- the LOC118422736 gene encoding probable N-acetyltransferase 16 isoform X2, whose translation MTVREATHDDYQAVMNMASPDTFRDGFDYLLAKFHGFVDDPDTVFLLVELDGEVVFLDVQFLRDEGESCVAKTIRMSPKMLGRRFAKTFRAAMRVRHFAKFIEMSGQQPKKLHVLRDTERHDLKRLDSDLPLRTKSVINIMYFCWDATPMKDGLTDNQTSLPALVPYQPSDIQCLLPPAFSAAILSEGTVLVDWDPYKLSEPNMKKLVEAGCYILVDSTEPAANSLSFGGSYMTPRGRVYHIDTVRTRLYVRLTS comes from the exons ATGACGGTGAGAGAGGCGACTCACGACGACTACCAGGCCGTTATGAACATGGCGTCTCCGGACACCTTTCGGGACGGGTTTGACTACCTGCTGGCCAAGTTTCACGGTTTTGTGGACGATCCCGATACGGTGTTTCTCCTGGTGGAGCTCGATGGGGAAGTG GTCTTCCTCGATGTGCAGTTTTTGCGGGATGAAGGAGAAAGCTGTGTTGCTAAAACAATACGTATGTCCCCAAAAATGCTAGGCAGGAGATTTGCAAAAACATTCAGGGCAGCCATGCGAGTTCGTCATTTTGCAAAGTTTATTGAAATGTCGGGGCAACAAccaaaaaaactacatgtactgagAGACACGGAGCGACACGACCTCAAGCGGCTAGACAGCGACCTGCCCCTTAGGACCAAATCTGTGATT AATATCATGTACTTTTGCTGGGACGCAACCCCCATGAAGGACGGGCTGACTGACAACCAGACGTCCCTCCCGGCCCTCGTACCCTACCAGCCTTCCGACATACAATGCCTGCTGCCGCCGGCCTTCTCGGCTGCCATACTGTCTGAGGGTACCGTGCTTGTAGACTGGGATCCGTACAAACTTTCTGAACCCAACATGAAGAAGCTAGTAGAAGCGGGATGCTACATCCTTGTCGACTCAACCGAACCGGCCGCCAATAGTCTTAGTTTCGGCGGGAGTTACATGACTCCCCGGGGCAGGGTGTATCACATAGACACTGTGAGGACGAGGCTTTATGTAAGGCTCACATCATAA
- the LOC118422165 gene encoding thrombospondin-2-like, translating to MFHICGTEFIVSKILDLTTGCPIADYVSFDGVGYKDYHSLMTYNEARERCAVDGGLLAMPKDSATNTFLSGLRNDRRWLGFTDVISENQWMLEDGRTLTSSVYSNWGPSEPDGGVIENCASYPGTQYGSVWIDIECSREIGFICQAAQCPSLAAPTNGNVTSVSLYMYLDEVRFSCDVGYVMSGSSTVTCQADGTWTGDAPTCVVNGTWTQWGRWSGCDSQCGFGTKTRSRVCMTCLPELYGSCPGQVQETVLCYDTSRCYDGGADGANFKKNFTLLLQYTSHEWDSCQRNTE from the exons ATGTTCCATATATGTGGCACAGAGTTCATTGTGTCTAAAATTCTTGATCTTACTACTGGATGCCCAATAGCAGACTACGTTAGTTTTGACGGAGTTGGCTATAAGGACTACCATTCGTTGATGACGTACAATGAGGCAAGAGAGAGATGCGCGGTAGACGGTGGACTGTTAGCCATGCCGAAAGACAGTGCGACCAATACTTTCCTCTCGGGTTTGAGGAACGACAGGCGCTGGCTTGGATTCACTGACGTCATCAGCGAAAACCAATGGATGCTTGAGGATGGGAGGaccctgacgtcatcagtcTATTCAAACTGGGGCCCAAGTGAACCGGATGGTGGCGTTATAGAAAACTGCGCTTCCTACCCAGGGACTCAATACGGGTCAGTATGGATTGATATAGAATGCAGCCGCGAAATTGGATTCATCTGTCAAG CTGCCCAGTGCCCTTCACTAGCAGCTCCTACGAATGGTAACGTCACTTCAGTaagcctgtacatgtatttggacgAAGTACGGTTCAGCTGTGACGTAGGTTACGTCATGTCCGGCAGTTCCACCGTAACCTGCCAGGCGGATGGCACATGGACTGGGGACGCTCCAACTTGCGTAG TGAATGGGACATGGACCCAGTGGGGCCGTTGGAGTGGCTGTGATTCACAGTGCGGGTTTGGGACCAAGACAAGGAGTCGTGTGTGTATGACGTGTTTACCTGAGTTGTATGGGAGCTGTCCTGGACAGGTACAAGAGACGGTGCTTTGTTACGACACGAGCCGTTGTTATG ACGGTGGTGCGGATGgagcaaactttaag AAGAACTTTACGTTGCTTCTTCAATATACATCACACGAGTGGGATTCCTGTCAGAGGAACACGGAGTAA
- the LOC118422167 gene encoding deleted in malignant brain tumors 1 protein-like: MENLHADVFSRVFLFLCVLALSEQQETTTVTPREIMASTSCTNDYMELSIPVDELTDITLNDLYWEPDQNCGATTNGTHYLFRTGLYGCGTQVTFESTSVIFDNAINIRVTHMSDDVITRKGDIRITSKCEYQRHQWVHATFLPIPFGLNFTEEGFGQLKILFTMFPTEEYQTPYQANEFPIRRNLGEQIYLQLEVHGHGQNLAVLALNCKATMSPQPNDTVQYPLINDGCASDETVDFYTIDDPAKERFAFEAFRFVQEVDTVYVHCEVMVCNAADSGSRCEQENENKWLHLETTC; encoded by the exons ATGGAGAATCTTCACGCCGACGTCTTTTCTCGTGTTTTCTTGTTTCTCTGTGTGTTGGCGTTGAGTG AACAACAAGAGACAACCACTGTGACTCCCAGAGAAATAATGG CCTCCACCTCCTGCACCAATGACTACATGGAACTGTCCATCCCTGTGGATGAACTGACCGACATCACCCTGAACGACCTTTACTGGGAGCCTGACCAGAACTGTGGTGCCACAACTAACGGTACTCACTACCTTTTCCGTACAGGTCTGTACGGATGTGGGACTCAG GTGACCTTCGAATCGACGTCCGTCATCTTTGACAACGCCATCAACATCCGGGTTACCCATATgtcagatgacgtcatcacccgTAAGGGAGACATCAGGATTACTTCTAA aTGCGAGTACCAACGGCATCAGTGGGTGCACGCCACCTTCCTCCCCATCCCTTTCGGCCTGAACTTCACGGAGGAGGGGTTCGGGCAGCTGAAGATTCTTTTCACCATGTTCCCAACGGAGGAGTACCAGACTCCGTACCAGGCCAACGAGTTTCCCATCCGCCGGAACCTGGGCGAGCAAATCTACCTGCAGCTGGAGGTGCATGGGCACGGGCAGAATCTCGCCGTGCTAGCGCTGAACTGTAAGGCAACCATGTCACCTCAACCTAACGATACCGTGCAGTACCCACTCATCAACGACGG NTGTGCCTCTGACGAAACCGTAGATTTCTACACAATTGACGATCCCGCCAAGGAGCGCTTTGCTTTTGAGGCGTTCCGCTTCGTTCAGGAGGTGGACACGGTGTACGTGCACTGTGAGGTGATGGTCTGTAACGCCGCTGATTCTGGGTCCCGCTGTGAACAG gaaaatgaaaacaagtGGTTGCACTTGGAAACGACATGTTAA
- the LOC118422166 gene encoding glycine receptor subunit beta-like, protein MWFDPRGLVVLKISRQLSVNCVSHLAMYPLDTQVCTVALLGYNGVKLRLQPSTNKITAPVKSDAAGVVSQFTLIGVEGRTRIQSFIGNDTGCTLFEQMCDYLSEPCMTSLPDCTKETCRDCSVIVGNCSHQFHFCEQKLNDTNSFDVLEVRIQLRRILWRYLLDDYLPSVVIVASSYLQTWLPVVQADVTGRVTLGAMAILSMVKQWYETGRMPWVEEPRAIDIWMLGCLAFVSALLLETSALHFICNHIQKKEQREIRSEQRARELNPPIQIPRPGLIDSSSSPKVIKPQPRNAHASAEPVYIPRARMHTPGYLRWHQVKDKEWVVVIKSEKKTQKNASALEASPKTDGHAMDSHDEQGAIVSYTPNPSMINSTYDNIKFNSRAFGPSAEDKADRLATKIDSFARVIFPVAFVILSVAYWATYRYKVVDDDEGH, encoded by the exons ATGTGGTTCGACCCACGTGGACTGGTTGTCCTGAAGATAAG TCGCCAGCTGTCAGTAAACTGTGTATCACACTTGGCGATGTATCCACTCGACACACAAGTCTGCACTGTGGCTTTGCTCGGAT ACAATGGAGTGAAGCTACGTCTCCAGCCatccacaaacaaaataactgCACCTGTGAAGAGTGACGCCGCGGGGGTGGTGTCACAGTTCACTCTCATCGGAGTGGAGGGGCGTACAAGGATTCAGTCATTCATCGGCAACGACACAG GTTGCACTTTATTCGAACAGATGTGTGACTATCTTTCGGAGCCATgcatgacgtcacttccggacTGCACCAAAGAGACTTGCCGCGACTGTAGCGTCATCGTCGGGAACTGTTCTCATCAGTTTCACTTTTGTGAGCAGAAGCTGAACG ATACCAATTCCTTCGACGTGTTGGAAGTGCGCATTCAGCTTAGGAGGATTTTATGGCGGTACCTGTTGGACGACTACCTGCCGTCTGTAGTCATCGTCGCGTCATCCTATCTCCAGACATGGCTGCCAGTCGTGCAGGCTGACGTCACTGGCAGGGTCACTCTGGGCGCCATGGCGATCCTTTCTATGGTCAAGCAATGGTACGAAACTGGACGAATGCCTTGG GTGGAAGAACCACGTGCAATAGACATTTGGATGTTGGGATGTCTAGCCTTTGTGTCTGCCTTACTTCTGGAGACCAGCGCGTTGCACTTCATCTGTAACCACATTCAAAAAAAG GAACAGAGAGAGATCCGATCCGAACAACGAGCGAGAGAACTTAATCCGCCTATTCAAATACCGCGCCCAGGGCTGATAGATTCTTCATCAAGTCCCAAGGTCATCAAACCGCAGCCTCGTAACGCCCATGCGTCGGCGGAGCCGGTGTACATTCCTCGGGCACGGATGCACACCCCCGGATACCTCAGGTGGCACCAGGTCAAGGACAAAGAATGGGTCGTTGTAATCAAGTCTGAGAagaaaactcagaaaaatgccTCCGCCCTTGAGGCTTCGCCAAAAACCGACGGTCATGCTATGGATAGTCACGATGAACAAGGCGCCATTGTTTCATACACACCAAATCCGTCGATGATAAATTCCACCTACGACAACATTAAGTTCAATAGCAGAGCATTCGGTCCGAGTGCAGAGGATAAAGCAGACCGTTTGGCAACGAAAATCGACAGTTTTGCTCGAGTTATTTTCCCAGTAGCGTTCGTCATATTAAGTGTTGCATATTGGGCTACCTACAGGTATAAGGTAGTGGATGACGATGAAGGACATTAG
- the LOC118422736 gene encoding histidine N-acetyltransferase-like isoform X1: protein MDEDLLSRMTVREATHDDYQAVMTMASPDTFRDGFDYLPAKFHGFVDDPDTVFLLVELDGEVVFLDVHFLRDGGESWVAKTMRMAKKMQGRRFSRTFIAAMRVRHLAKFLEMSGRHPKVVHVLRDTERQDLKRLDNAYDLPFKTKSVINVMYFCWDATPRKDRLTDAQMCLPALVPYRPADIHRLLPPAFSATVLSGGLLLVDWDPYKLSEPNMKKLVEAGCYILVDSNVPAAKSLSFGGSYMTPRGRVYHIDIHCKDEALCKAHIITHVKNACSQYTGMITFCVVVTEKKLKDVVMTFCVQYLHFKHLPHDHTYHHYKLKTDDVDMGQPIPKAKY from the exons ATG GACGAAGACCTGTTATCCCGGATGACTGTGAGAGAGGCGACTCACGACGACTACCAGGCCGTTATGACCATGGCGTCTCCTGACACCTTTCGGGACGGGTTTGACTACCTGCCGGCCAAGTTTCACGGTTTTGTGGACGATCCCGATACGGTGTTTCTCCTGGTGGAGCTCGATGGGGAAGTG GTCTTCCTCGATGTGCACTTTTTGCGGGATGGCGGAGAAAGCTGGGTTGCTAAAACCATGCGCATGGCGAAGAAAATGCAAGGCAGGAGATTTTCAAGAACGTTTATAGCTGCCATGAGAGTTCGTCACTTGGCAAAGTTTCTAGAAATGTCGGGGCGACATCCCAAAGTAGTGCATGTACTGAGAGACACAGAGCGACAAGACCTCAAACGTCTGGACAACGCGTACGACCTGCCCTTCAAGACCAAATCTGTAATT AATGTCATGTACTTTTGCTGGGACGCAACCCCCAGGAAGGACCGGCTGACAGACGCCCAGATGTGCCTCCCGGCCCTCGTACCCTACCGACCTGCAGACATCCACCGCCTGCTTCCGCCGGCCTTCTCGGCTACCGTGCTTTCTGGAGGCTTGTTGCTTGTTGACTGGGACCCGTACAAACTTTCTGAACCCAACATGAAGAAGTTAGTAGAAGCGGGCTGCTACATCCTTGTCGACTCGAATGTACCGGCCGCCAAGAGTCTTAGTTTCGGCGGGAGTTACATGACTCCCCGGGGCAGGGTGTATCACATAGACATACACTGTAAGGACGAGGCTTTATGTAAGGCTCACATCATAACCCACGTGAAGAACGCCTGTAGTCAGTATACAGGCATGATAACCTTCTGTGTTGTGGTGACTGAAAAGAAGTTAAAGGATGTAGTTATGACTTTTTGCGTTCAGTATTTGCATTTCAAACACCTTCCACATGACCATACATACCATCATTATAAGCTTAAGACTGATGATGTAGATATGGGACAACCTATTCCTAAGGCCAAATACTGA